Proteins encoded in a region of the Deefgea piscis genome:
- a CDS encoding SulP family inorganic anion transporter: MLAFHFVSRWLTQTMPGINLLRHYPKAWWSHDWRAGISVAAVAIPVGVAYAQLAGMSPVAGLYASILPLLAYALFGSSRQLIVGPDAATCAMIFSTLAPIAAGDATLYVSLSVSLALLTGLFCLIASRFRLGFLADFLSPPILAGFLNGVAISIVVGQLGKVFGFDFNDNGLIERLLELPSKIFESHPITSAIGLGTLLIQQVARRMLPGLPSALVAMVAAGLIVFVFRLDQHGVSVIGALPAGLPKVHWPVLPYSQLGELLGAAAGLALISFSSAMLTARSFAAKNRYDIDADREFTALGMANIAAGFSQGFAISGADSRTAVNDAMGGKSQMVSIVAALTIAIAMLLLTPALYFVPIAALGAVLITASLGLMNFASIQQFRLLGRGEWLIAIVTLIGVACVGVMQGMLFAVLLSTLRLLIHLARPHEARLGVYPTGQSFHDLKHHPDAQEIEGLLVYRFESPLNFFNANFFRQRVLSLVDGNPSPLKWVVIDVTTISQIDAAGEQAMWQLQQALAEREIRLALAGRKRQIERRAQMQGQLERVKRDFLLFSTLKRARIAYENDLQAQHDLNHRPEGAAP; this comes from the coding sequence ATGCTGGCTTTTCATTTTGTTTCTCGCTGGCTCACGCAAACCATGCCCGGCATCAACTTGCTGCGCCATTACCCCAAAGCATGGTGGTCGCATGATTGGCGCGCAGGGATTTCTGTTGCCGCAGTGGCCATCCCGGTTGGCGTGGCTTATGCCCAATTAGCCGGAATGAGCCCCGTGGCAGGTTTATACGCCAGCATTTTACCGCTGCTCGCGTATGCGCTATTTGGTTCATCCCGCCAACTGATCGTGGGACCAGACGCCGCAACTTGCGCGATGATTTTTTCTACCCTCGCGCCCATTGCCGCAGGGGACGCTACGCTCTATGTGTCTTTATCAGTGAGTTTGGCCTTACTCACCGGCTTGTTTTGCCTGATTGCCAGTCGTTTTCGCTTGGGGTTTTTAGCTGATTTTTTATCGCCCCCCATTTTGGCGGGCTTTTTAAATGGCGTTGCCATCAGCATTGTGGTTGGCCAGCTGGGTAAAGTATTTGGCTTTGATTTTAACGACAACGGCTTAATTGAGCGGCTGCTTGAATTACCCAGCAAAATTTTTGAATCGCACCCCATCACCAGCGCAATCGGCCTTGGCACCTTGCTAATACAGCAAGTGGCGCGCCGCATGTTACCGGGCTTGCCATCGGCCTTGGTGGCCATGGTGGCAGCGGGTTTAATCGTTTTTGTTTTCCGTTTGGATCAACACGGCGTCAGTGTGATCGGCGCTTTACCCGCCGGCTTACCCAAAGTGCATTGGCCGGTGCTACCCTACTCACAACTTGGCGAGTTACTCGGCGCGGCCGCCGGTTTGGCTTTAATTAGCTTTAGCAGCGCCATGCTCACCGCACGCAGCTTTGCCGCTAAAAACCGGTATGACATCGACGCCGATCGTGAATTTACCGCGCTAGGCATGGCCAATATTGCCGCAGGTTTTTCGCAAGGCTTTGCCATTAGCGGCGCGGACTCCAGAACCGCAGTCAATGACGCCATGGGTGGCAAAAGCCAAATGGTCAGCATTGTTGCCGCGCTGACGATTGCGATTGCGATGCTGCTCCTCACGCCCGCTTTGTACTTTGTACCGATTGCGGCGCTGGGCGCGGTGCTGATTACAGCGTCTTTAGGGCTGATGAATTTTGCTAGCATTCAACAGTTTCGCTTACTTGGGCGCGGCGAATGGCTGATTGCGATTGTGACCTTAATCGGCGTAGCCTGCGTTGGCGTAATGCAAGGCATGCTATTTGCCGTTTTATTATCCACATTACGGCTGTTAATTCATCTTGCCCGCCCGCACGAAGCGCGGCTGGGGGTGTATCCCACAGGACAATCGTTTCATGATTTAAAGCATCACCCCGACGCGCAAGAAATTGAAGGTTTGTTGGTCTATCGATTTGAGTCGCCGCTGAATTTTTTTAATGCTAATTTTTTCCGTCAGCGCGTCTTGTCCTTAGTCGACGGCAACCCAAGCCCGCTGAAATGGGTGGTGATTGATGTAACAACGATTTCGCAAATTGATGCCGCGGGAGAGCAAGCCATGTGGCAATTGCAGCAAGCACTGGCTGAGCGGGAAATCCGCTTGGCTTTAGCCGGACGCAAGCGCCAAATAGAACGCCGTGCCCAAATGCAAGGCCAGCTTGAACGCGTTAAGCGAGATTTTTTATTGTTTTCTACACTCAAGCGAGCGCGTATTGCTTATGAAAACGACTTGCAAGCGCAACATGATTTAAATCATCGCCCCGAGGGAGCCGCACCATGA